One genomic segment of Fischerella sp. PCC 9605 includes these proteins:
- a CDS encoding cation:proton antiporter, with the protein MMLVNTITWITDFTSSQFFPLLATATESDSTSVMAGVLMSLVVIYLASIIGSEICARLNMPPVLGQLLGGLIVGISAFHLLVFPEGGGNSSNSILVHFLIATTGLSLDGATTIFQIDSEVISVLAEIGVVILLFEIGLESDLKELLKVGPQSAIVAVVGVAAPFAAGTLGLMYLFGVPAIPAIFAGAALTATSIGITAKVLAELQYLNRKEGQIIIGAAVLDDVLGIIILAVVASLAKTGEVELTNVLYLIVSAVVFLVGAVLLGRLFNPYFVKIVDELKTRGQLLIPALIFAFVLSYIATAIRLEAILGAFTAGLVLAETQKCRALKNQVVPIADMLVPIFFVAVSAKTNISVLNPFVPENREGLIIATFLILVAILGKVVSGFTVFGQGDTNRLAIGVGMIPRGEVGLVFAGIGSTSGVLSGSLDAAIIMMVILTTFLAPPLISLVFQKPTIAEGERV; encoded by the coding sequence ATGATGTTGGTAAATACAATTACTTGGATAACTGATTTTACCTCCAGTCAATTTTTTCCTCTATTAGCAACCGCGACAGAATCAGACAGCACTTCAGTCATGGCAGGAGTGCTGATGAGTTTGGTAGTGATTTATCTTGCTAGTATTATTGGCAGTGAAATTTGTGCCCGTTTGAACATGCCACCAGTGTTAGGGCAATTACTGGGTGGTTTAATAGTAGGAATATCAGCCTTTCACCTGCTGGTATTTCCTGAAGGTGGAGGTAATAGTAGTAACTCAATACTAGTTCATTTCTTAATAGCCACCACAGGTTTAAGTTTGGATGGAGCAACAACAATATTTCAAATAGATAGCGAAGTCATTTCAGTGTTGGCAGAAATAGGTGTAGTAATTCTGCTGTTTGAAATTGGTTTGGAATCAGATTTAAAAGAATTGCTCAAAGTCGGGCCTCAGTCAGCAATAGTGGCAGTGGTGGGAGTAGCAGCTCCATTTGCTGCTGGTACTTTAGGATTAATGTACTTATTCGGCGTACCTGCTATACCCGCAATTTTTGCTGGTGCAGCCCTGACTGCAACTAGTATCGGTATTACCGCTAAGGTTTTGGCAGAACTGCAATATCTCAATCGCAAAGAAGGTCAAATTATCATTGGTGCTGCTGTTTTAGACGACGTACTTGGCATTATCATCCTGGCTGTGGTGGCGAGTCTGGCAAAAACCGGAGAAGTAGAACTGACAAATGTACTGTATTTAATTGTGAGTGCAGTGGTATTCTTAGTTGGGGCTGTTCTATTAGGTCGTCTTTTCAATCCTTACTTTGTCAAGATAGTGGATGAATTGAAAACTCGCGGACAGTTGTTAATTCCTGCCCTAATTTTTGCTTTTGTTTTATCTTACATCGCTACAGCCATCAGATTAGAAGCAATTCTGGGAGCTTTCACTGCTGGCTTGGTATTAGCAGAAACACAGAAATGTCGAGCGCTAAAAAACCAAGTCGTTCCGATTGCAGATATGCTAGTGCCGATTTTCTTTGTGGCTGTGAGTGCCAAAACTAACATTAGTGTATTGAATCCATTTGTGCCTGAAAATCGCGAGGGGTTGATAATCGCGACATTCTTGATTTTGGTAGCAATTCTGGGTAAGGTAGTCAGCGGCTTTACAGTATTTGGTCAAGGAGACACTAATCGGTTAGCAATTGGTGTTGGCATGATTCCACGCGGCGAGGTAGGTCTGGTATTTGCCGGAATCGGCTCAACTAGCGGCGTTTTATCTGGTTCTTTAGATGCTGCCATTATTATGATGGTGATTTTGACAACCTTTTTAGCACCACCCTTAATATCATTAGTGTTTCAAAAGCCAACAATAGCGGAAGGGGAAAGAGTCTAA